The following is a genomic window from Candidatus Tanganyikabacteria bacterium.
AAGGCATCCGCCCCGAAGACCTCGTCGAGGAGCATCCGCACCCGGTGGACGTTCTCGTCGCCTATTTGCACGAAGATCGCCCCGGTTGGCGCGAGGAGCTCCCTGGCCACGGTCAGCCTGTCCCGCATGTAGGTGAGGTAGCTGTGAATACCCAGCTCCCAGGTGTCGCGGTACGCCTGGATCACCTCGGGTTCGCGCACCAGGTCGCGCCCGTCGTCGTGCCGCACCCCGCGGGTCCGCACGAAGGGCTGGAAGTTGCTCCCGAAGCGCACGCCGTAGGGCGGATCCATGAACACCGTCTGGACGCTCTCTCCGAGCCCCTCGTACTCGAGCAGGGCGGTCATGACCACCAGCGAGTCGCCGTGGATCAACCGGTTGCGCCAGGCGCCATGCTCGAAGGCGATCGCGCCGGGCCCCGCGATTGCGCCGGGCGCCACCACCTCATGCTCGAACAGGGGAAGCACCGGCACCGCCAGTTGCGGCCGCTCGGCCTTCCCTGTCCAGGTCAGCGCCGGGTCGAGGCCCGGATCGTATTGCCAGGTGCGATGCATTTGCGAAGTTCGGCTTGCCCCGTCCCAGTCTAGCAGCCCCGCGTTTAGCACTGCCGGGCTGTGGTAGAATGTGGCCAGAACCTTCCGTACGGGTCTTTTTGAGTATTTTCAATGCGGGAGATTGATGTCTAACCCCGCGCGTTGCGCACTTTTCGTCGATCACGAGAACATCTGGCTCAGCCTGAAGCAGGCCTACGGGCAGGCGATCGGTGGCGAGGAGTTCGCCGAGGATCTCGCCCAGGCCCTCAAGGAGTGCTGCCAGGCCAAGGGTGAGCTCGAATACTGGGCCGCGGTCGCCGACTGGACCAAGGGCGATTTCGCCAGCCACGCCAAGGCCTACAACCGCTACGCCTACGAAGTCATCCTGAATTTCACCGGCCCCAACAACGCCGACCTCAAGATCCAGGGCGCGATCATGGACCTGATGAACCGGCGCCCGGAAATCGACACCTACATCATCGCGACCGGCGACAAGGGCTTCCAGCCTACCCTCCAGCGCATCGTCCACAGCGGCAAGCATGCCGTCATCTGGGGCGTGCGCGGCGCGACCAACCAGACCCTGCAGACCTTCGCGTCCGACTTCGAGCACCTCGACAAGCTCCTGGCCGACCTCCTGCGCGACGCGGCCGCCAATGCCGGTCGGACAGCGCGACCCGGTGTCGCGGGCCAGTCGCGGCCAGGCGGCACCGGGCCGATGCGGTCGGGCGCCCCGCGGACCGGCAACGGCCTGGGGACGGCCTCCGAGGCCGTGCCTGGCTCGGCCGTCGCGACCCGCCGCGCAACCGAGCCGATCGCGGCGAGTCGGCCGCGGAGCCTGCCGGTGCCGCTCATCGAGCCGCGCGACCGGGCCGGCACGCTCTCGACCCTCGACGCCCTGGTCGTCTACGCCGACTACTACATGAAGGCAAACCACTTCGCGTTCTTCACCTTCGCGAAGTTCCTGGACTTCCTCAACGGGCGCGGCCTGGTAGGCCTCTCGGACGAAGAGCGCGAGATGTGGCTCAAGAGCGCGGTCAACACCGAGATCTTCAATTCCGAGGAAATACGGCTGACCGATCACCACACCGGCGAAGCCAAGACCATCCGCCGCTTCCGCCTCGCCGACGAGAACGCTCGCGTTGCCGAGGCCCGCGGCGTCATCGAGCATGTGCTCAAGTTCCTGGCCGACACGCTGACCGGGCCGTTCAACCCCAGTTTCAGCAAGCTTCGCGATCAGCTGCAGACCGCCATTCCGGACCTGCAGATCGATCGGGTCCACAACTGGCTGTCGTGGCTCAAGGAGACCAACGTCCTGCTCACCAAGGAAGTGCCCCACAAGCGCGATCCGGCCATCAAGGTCAAGCTGGTGCGCCTGAATCCGGAGCATTTCCTGGTCAAGCACCTGGCGGCCGGGCCATACGCGGGCCCCGAGGAATTGCTGGTCTGCGTCGTCGATTCGCATTTGATCGAGCACGGCCACGCCTGGATGGCCGCGAGCAAATTGCTCGAACGCATCGCCGACAAACTGGCCTCCGACGGCCGTCCGCCCGCCGAGGCGCGCAAGGAAGCCAAGGAGATCCTCGACGCGGCCAAGGCGGATCGCCTGGTGCGCGTCGCCAAGCCCAGCAGCCTCGCTCCTGACGGCGAGGACGGCTCGGGCGACGAGGAGGGCGGCTACTTCCCGTCGATGGATCTGGGAATGCCGACCGCGCCACCACCGGCCAGCCAGGTCTACCTCGAGCGCCAACACGCTCGCGTGGCCGAGATCCTCGACCGCCGCAACGGCATGGTCCGGCTGATGCACGAATCCTTGCGCGGCCGGGCCTGGATCGCCCGCAGCACCTATCAGCGCGAGGTGGGGGCGTTGTTTGCGCCGCCGGCCGGGGAGGACGCGGGCGAGGGCGATCCGCGGGCGCCCGAGGTCGGCCAGGCGCCGGACGCGACCGTCCAGGACGCGCCAGCGGCCGGGTCCGG
Proteins encoded in this region:
- a CDS encoding NYN domain-containing protein, with the protein product MSNPARCALFVDHENIWLSLKQAYGQAIGGEEFAEDLAQALKECCQAKGELEYWAAVADWTKGDFASHAKAYNRYAYEVILNFTGPNNADLKIQGAIMDLMNRRPEIDTYIIATGDKGFQPTLQRIVHSGKHAVIWGVRGATNQTLQTFASDFEHLDKLLADLLRDAAANAGRTARPGVAGQSRPGGTGPMRSGAPRTGNGLGTASEAVPGSAVATRRATEPIAASRPRSLPVPLIEPRDRAGTLSTLDALVVYADYYMKANHFAFFTFAKFLDFLNGRGLVGLSDEEREMWLKSAVNTEIFNSEEIRLTDHHTGEAKTIRRFRLADENARVAEARGVIEHVLKFLADTLTGPFNPSFSKLRDQLQTAIPDLQIDRVHNWLSWLKETNVLLTKEVPHKRDPAIKVKLVRLNPEHFLVKHLAAGPYAGPEELLVCVVDSHLIEHGHAWMAASKLLERIADKLASDGRPPAEARKEAKEILDAAKADRLVRVAKPSSLAPDGEDGSGDEEGGYFPSMDLGMPTAPPPASQVYLERQHARVAEILDRRNGMVRLMHESLRGRAWIARSTYQREVGALFAPPAGEDAGEGDPRAPEVGQAPDATVQDAPAAGSGEAGRVEGGEAPEVAEIAGDAPDAGKAGPAGPAAHELVHFWINLLTYLRIFLPRQVPNPRGGTTNALMLNPSSRVAAEALAGFTNLAQAPEDGAAITGE